In Synchiropus splendidus isolate RoL2022-P1 chromosome 11, RoL_Sspl_1.0, whole genome shotgun sequence, the DNA window TTGTTGCCTTTGAACGATTGTAATAGTTCGAATCTCCCCAAACTGGTAGAAGAAACCCCTGAAACAAGAGAGACGTTCATAAGACCAAAACATCAGGGGTGAATATAGCAACCAGAAATTGAATTACTTCAGATCTCCATCCGTGACGTTATCACCAAGACCCCCAATGTAGAGAGTGGTGATGGACTTGTCCTCAGGTGGGTCCAATCTGGGCATGGCAGAGGCTCGCTTAAGCAGCTTGTCAGCAACAGGATCATTGATGCCATAGTAACGGTCCTTAATGTTCTGATCCGCAAGTGGGTCATCGGGATCGGTGGGCTTCTCATGTCTGGGAAAATAATCCAAGAGTGTGTACAAGTGTCAATGACGCAGCACACACTTAAAATAGGAACACACGACGAGGGTTATGCGATCGCCTGCTTACCTGTAGGGACACTCTTCTCCTCTCTTACACTCTCCTTTCACCCAGAAGGAACAGATGTGAGGCCTGTTCCTCTTGTAGTACGGGGTTGTCCGGGCTAGTTTGAGCAGCATGTCACTTGAGCTGGTAGCTTTCCCGACCTGGCCGACTGCCCGAGTGCCATCAGTATTGGAGATCTGAGAACACGGACACAGAAATATTAATGAGCAGCTGATGACAGATCCCCCCCTCCCTTCTTAGCCAGGGACATCAGTGATTTAGGAAGCTGTAGAGGAAAATATATTTAGCGAGGTATTTCTTAGACAAACTTCAACTGTACTGTGCTTAAAGTGGACATTACAGTATATTTATAATAGTCTTAGTAATAAACCTTAAACACACAAGTACCTCTCTCTCCATGTTCTGTGTGTAGTACTCTCTGTTCACATCTGACTTCGGAATATCATCTTTGATAGCAAGACCAGTGTCTCGAACCTGGATGGGTAAACCTACAAAAGCAAATCAAAtcacaatgtgtttttatttaaaattagaTAACAAAGTAATGCatgtatttaaaacaaaaaattacCATATTCCAGATCCAGCAAACATGTCtgacaaacatttttcattttactgcaTGTCTGACAAACTTCTGTCTTCTTGAAGCGCATCCTTGTCCCAGGACACCAACGGAAGACAGTAAAAGGCCGAGCACAGATCTAAACACATATGtcaacacaaaatcaaacatacgATTAACAATAAACTAAAATGAACATCTTAGTACAACCGAAGATGACATTCAAAATTTACCTTGCATTCTTTTCCATATTTCTCCTTCGTCTGCAACAAAGGTGTACGACCTTTTAGACCAATGAAACACAGGCAATGAGGTTTAATAAAACAAGCTACTTACCATGCGAATGTATGGATTCTCCCCTAGACATGTTTGGCAAAGAATCGGGAAGTCCTGAACAAaaaatgaaacgtaagagtTAAGTATGTTTGGCAAAGAATCGGGAAGTCCTGAACAAaaaatgaaacgtaagagtTAAGTTTTACACAAGGTCGAACATATGCAGTCGTTTTGGGCGATCATTAATTGTGTAATCTAGTGTATAATGTATCGAATCGAATGGCGGGTATTCCTTGCCTCTATCACATAAATCAGTAGTTACTAGATTCAACCCGGTATTGGTTTCTAGCCATGATGTTAATAAATTATAAGGATAGCAGCTAGCTACCGCTAGCTTTGGCGTCCAGGTTTACACCACATTTTTGAACCACGTGAAATAGTAATTGCCTTTGTACATATAAAATGATTAAACAAGTTTGACAAAAGCGCCAATATGTTTATAAAAGTAAGGATGCAGACGGGAAGTTTAGCACGAATGTTGATGCAGCTTGCGCTATCCGCTAGCTGGCGGGATTAGCTTTCCCGCTAAATGGCTCCTAATGCGGCACATTTATGATAAACCAATTAAATCGATCAACTATCCACGACTTAGATGAACGTTCGATCTACTTATTAAGTATCAAACATACCGCGTCCTCCCAGTTCTGCCTGTTGTAAGTGTTGGAGCCGAGGGACGTCGCCATTTTGCAAATCAAGACCGCAAGGCTTTCTCTTTTTTCGTCTATTGTTTTTCTGACCGCTGGACAGAACAGCTCTTGACTCGCGGGCGCCCTCAGCTGGATCGGAGCTTTACACCGAGAGGCGTGATGAACAAGTGGTCCCTACGACACGTAAAACCAAACCAATCGGCGTTAAAATCACCAATAATCAATGAGATGTTCAGTCTGTCAGGTAAGTGTCAAAAGGCTTTGTCTGAAGCAAACAGCAGCCCATTTTAGAAGGCTCTGCTGAAAGTTATTAATCTCTAGGTGATTCTTTTTTGTAGTTTGCTGCTGAAAAAATAATGGATCCACTATTATGATACCGTCACAGTTCCCCAGTAACCTTGCTTTATCATCGGAAAGTTTAAAGTAATCCTACCCTGCGAAGAGTCTGCTTCTAAGATGCAGAACAACATTCTGTAAATTTGGGGTAAAACAATTGTAGCTAAGACAACAATGTATAAACACATGTATCTTGAATACTCATCTGTTTATTAGCTAGAATGAAAACAGACGACTTACGCCACATCCATTCTCACTGTGATGAAATCAGACAACACACAGCtacagcattttcttttttatttgccCCGTCTCATCAGACTGGGGTTTTGTGACATAGAGCGTGAGTGCCAAGCAAAGGTCCGGACTCTAAAAGTGCTTCTCTAAGCCAATTGTTAAGTCCAATTCCAAGTGAACTCACCACCTGTTCCATTTCAGGTCAGAGTGTCTCTGCAGTGTGAAACTCTAATTAGTGGGGCAGAGGATGTTTGCGATATTGGATTGGCAGTAAGCCCCTAATGTTTAGTTAAGGTCAAACCGAGGCTGTCGAGCCAAAGAAGTAGGATTAAATACAGCTAAGAGCAGGTATAGACCGCAACAACTGACAGCTATCACAGAGTATCCTTTTTGCATATCAGTGACGTCAACAAATAATTATTATCACTATACATAAATGCCATGTCCTCACTCTCATATTTAAAGGGTCACCAAAATAATCGATCTTTATGTGGCCCTCGTTTCCATTTTAGCGTTCCGTCTGACCCCCCGTCTTGGCAGTATCATGTGATGCGGATGAGCCAACCAAAGCTGCATTGAAGGATGGCTTTGTCTTGGCTTTGCCCGCACCCCAGTCGAGATCACCAAACTCATGAGTCACAAGGTCAAAAGACGTGCGTGGATGTACTCCTTCACAGTCAGACCGCCATCGTGAACGGCTCTCCTGAACTGGCATTGGCAGGGTGTGCGTTCTGTGTCATTAAAACTACAATACTTGACGTTCAAATgattagacaaaaaaaaaaaagaaatgccgTGGACTTACTTTGTTTATCTCAAGCTCACACAGTTAAAATACCAACCAAATACTAATGCTGGTTGGgcgtcattttaaaaacaacgaTTTTGGTCTTACCCCCGATTGAGCCTAAATAAATTTGACTATTCCCTGTATGACTTTATCTTAGCCGTCAAAAACACTCAAGTTCTTTCGATCATTCCTCCAGAAGTCGCACTGGTGGCCCACAGTTGTAAACGCAGCGGCGCACCCTGTCGACAGTGACGGCTcactgcagggctgcagagcagagcgagagagagagatacgGGGATTCTCACGTTTCCAGTTTTCTCCGCCGCTTCCACATCGGTCGCCGCCGACGACGACTTGCCGCCCGGCGTGTCTTGTACTCTGCTGATAAACAACCTCGTCCACGCTTCGACGAGGTGAGTACCCCGACTCCTCTCTCTCGTCGCCGTGTTTTGGCTCACGTTGGGCGGACAAACGAGCGCCGTCGCTCGGCGTCTGGCGCAGACAGAGAATGAGGCCAGTTTCTCGGCCTCGGCTGCACACATAAAGCCCCGGTGCTGGGCTGGCGCTCGGTGCTGTGCACTGCTCTCTTGCAAGGCTCCAGAAACACGACTGAGATGGCTGTGGCCGCGCGCGGCTCAAGTTTATGGGAATCTTCGCTGCTCAGATTTATTGTCGGCATTCTATTATTCCGCCTGAGAAGCAGTTCGGGCGAGCGGAACTTATTTTTCGAACTTTGCTGGTGCTGTGAGGGTCGAACACTGGCACCGGGAGGTTCATAACAACACCGAAGAAATGGACTTGATAGCTGTTGGCGTCTGTCGCTGAACTGAAAGTGCAGGAAGAATCGCGTATTAAAGGTAACCTATTAGCTACTGAGGTGGAGATGAGTGACACGGGAAAGCAACCTCTGCAGTTAGATTCAAAAGAATCACAGCCTTGTCATCTCACCTGGAGACACCCGAGGAGATTTTGAGCCACTTCTGGTGACCAAACATGGACGACCTGAAACCAGTGGCACTTCTGGACCACCAGTAAATTAGTCTGGATGATGTAACCAGGTATAGACGTCTTTATTATGCCTGTTTAATTCACTAGTTCAACCATGAATGCAGTGCCGTCATAAATACTAGTACTGCACTTTAACCCAGTGCACTTAAGTcagttattttttaatttaatttcttatCAGACTAGTTTTTATTCATCTGACCTGTGTCCTCTGACAGTTGGAATTCCAGATGAAAGTTTTTGGACTACTTTATTACAGAGGCACAGTACGTATCCTCCACGCTGTGCTGAAGCACCTCTCATTCTTTTTGCTAACTGGTTCctacattattatatttatgttatttgctgtcagtcaaaatgttaaaatttaaatttCTATGGTTTTAATTACAGATTCAGGGTTCTCTGCAGCGCTTTATTGACCCCGTGTGGTGGGATTTTGTCCCCATTGTCATTGTCTAAATGTAGTATTTATGACTCCACTGTCAGTGGTCCCTTGAGTAGGTCTCCACATTATAAGGTAGGAACGTGAAGGATTTGCAATGCAATCTGTTAGTGTTCCCGACATCAAAATCTGACTCGCCGCTGCCCTGACCCCCGATCAGAGATACCCCCTATGCTgggtaaaaaaaatccattccaGGGAGAACTCTGAGATCCTTCAAAATCTGGCAATtagaaaatatttataaaaaatactaAAGAAGAATTGAAAAAGCTAGttattaaaaaaagcaaaacattcaaTGAATCCTGTGCTAAATTTACCCTGTCCAcactgagacaaggtcaattataTCCGCACAAGTTTGGTGCCAGATAAATTTGAAAACACCGGAATTGTTTCTCTGTGTTGACGGCTGGTCCGGATGTTTTTGAAAACTGTGAAATCACTGACCAGTCTGCCACGGCTCTCTCTCCCCGATAGCCACCACACCACAAAAATACCGGCCGACTACTGTAGTGCACATTCAGTGAGAACAGCTTTTATTGTTAAAATCTTGAGCTACTCTGTCTTTAGAATAAACGAACGTTATGAAGACAGATATACACACTTTGCACCGAAGCTAGTCTCAAAGAAAAGTTCAATATTCCAAGAACGTATGGTACTGAAATTCATTCGGGTTACTCCATTTGGTGTCGACGGAGCACCAAGCAGATGACgacagaacaagaacaagaaagcTGGATAATGTTCCTAAGATTCGCATGAATGAGGCCATTTAAATACTAAAGGATGTGTGAGTTCACACCAAAAGAGTTTCTGTCTCTACATATATAGGACCTTTGTTGCAGCCTCACGCATTTGTCAAGTGATTCCAATAGCCTCATATATGTAGGTGAGAAACCTAATATGGATTAGTATCTGACAGTAAGCAGTGTTGTGGAACCTCTTCCCTCATCCCCTTATGATCTTTACTGTAGCAGCTTGCTTTGGAGTGcgtgctgttgccatggcggaTCAGCCACCACAAAGATTGTTGCTTCTATAAAATACGATGAAAATTTCACTCTGCTCTGGAGGGAAAAAGGGGCAGTTCAGACCTGCCTAAAATCCGTTGCCTGGGGGAGcatgtatgtgtgagtgtgcaccTATGTGAGTAAGAGATAACCCAAGGAGAGTGAgtcacacttgtgtttttccgaagaAGCCATGAGGGCTTTCCCTGGATTGAGCTGGAATTCTTACGGCCCAACAGAGCGATCGCTGTGGCTGTTATGTACGAGTTTAATTTCGCAAATTCTTCACATTTTTTGATATTCCCAGGCTGTGTGTTGTTCAACTCACACCCCACCCAGTCTcactaaaaaatattttatcatcTCATGAGATGAGGCAGCTTGTTTTGTGCCTTCTATTTAGTTTAACATTTACATCCAACTGCTCCCACTGGGTGCCAAACATTTTGGCGCTTCCCATTGTATAAGGCTACAGACACTCGATCATAAATCAGCATCTTGTACTCGGATACGCCTCCCGAAGGCTGCGGTTCGGCTGAGGATGGATAAAATACCGTGGGCATGATA includes these proteins:
- the rbm22 gene encoding pre-mRNA-splicing factor RBM22; amino-acid sequence: MATSLGSNTYNRQNWEDADFPILCQTCLGENPYIRMTKEKYGKECKICARPFTVFRWCPGTRMRFKKTEVCQTCSKMKNVCQTCLLDLEYGLPIQVRDTGLAIKDDIPKSDVNREYYTQNMEREISNTDGTRAVGQVGKATSSSDMLLKLARTTPYYKRNRPHICSFWVKGECKRGEECPYRHEKPTDPDDPLADQNIKDRYYGINDPVADKLLKRASAMPRLDPPEDKSITTLYIGGLGDNVTDGDLKGFFYQFGEIRTITIVQRQQCAFIQFATRQAAEMAAEKSFNKLIINGRRLTVKWGRSQAARGKDGIPDGITEMGIRLDPVPGLPGALPPPPPLDQEAPANYFNLDPSSSPAVMNLTLPPPPGLNPPPPGYGPAMFHHLNPMAPPMPPALGMRPPGQIHYPSQDPQRMGAHGAHGSRQTE